The Cronobacter sakazakii genome has a window encoding:
- a CDS encoding protein NinF, which produces MLNPIQTQTYEQQSIARALCAGCSKQLDADEVYACGECINEWLVYRDPNHFVSEGNDDVAL; this is translated from the coding sequence ATGCTTAACCCCATCCAAACCCAAACCTACGAGCAGCAGAGCATAGCCAGAGCTCTATGCGCAGGATGCAGCAAGCAGCTGGATGCCGATGAGGTATATGCCTGCGGCGAGTGCATCAACGAATGGCTTGTGTATAGAGACCCGAATCATTTTGTGTCGGAGGGTAATGATGACGTGGCTTTATGA
- a CDS encoding recombination protein NinB, giving the protein MRKQTFEIRTPLVQQNAIRTIQQLYPDPERPLIVTIQEKTRSIEQNKRLWATLRDVSEQVVWHGMKLDSEDWKHIFTAALKGQRSAPGIKGGFVVLGQSTSKMRVSEFSELLELIHAFGAERDVRWSEDAQEAIEWAKRTGRKVTA; this is encoded by the coding sequence ATGAGAAAACAAACTTTTGAAATTCGCACACCGCTAGTCCAGCAAAACGCAATCCGCACCATCCAGCAGCTTTACCCCGACCCGGAAAGACCTCTCATCGTAACCATTCAGGAAAAGACGCGCTCAATAGAGCAGAACAAGCGTCTTTGGGCGACCCTGCGCGATGTGTCTGAGCAGGTCGTCTGGCATGGCATGAAGCTGGATAGCGAAGACTGGAAGCACATCTTCACGGCGGCGCTTAAAGGCCAACGCTCAGCGCCGGGGATTAAAGGCGGTTTTGTCGTGCTCGGCCAGTCGACCTCAAAGATGCGCGTAAGCGAATTCAGCGAGCTTCTGGAGCTGATTCACGCGTTCGGTGCAGAGAGAGACGTCCGGTGGAGTGAGGACGCTCAGGAAGCGATTGAGTGGGCTAAACGAACAGGAAGGAAGGTGACGGCATGA
- a CDS encoding protease FtsH-inhibitory lysogeny factor CIII: protein MTFAIAGGAVLGAAQLNESLLDLITRRIRGICTTLKELTCTAIKQ from the coding sequence ATGACATTTGCTATCGCGGGCGGTGCCGTCTTGGGTGCCGCTCAACTCAATGAATCGCTACTCGACCTCATCACCCGCCGCATACGCGGTATCTGCACAACGCTTAAGGAGCTGACATGTACGGCAATCAAACAGTAA
- a CDS encoding CII family transcriptional regulator encodes MELTSTRKRANAITSNIFNRIAIRGQRNIASQLGVDESQITRWKSSMIPKMSMLLAILEWGVEDEELSNLAKQVALLLTKDKAPSAGTLEA; translated from the coding sequence ATGGAACTTACAAGCACACGCAAGAGAGCCAACGCAATTACCAGCAACATTTTTAACCGCATCGCTATTCGCGGTCAGCGAAATATCGCATCGCAGCTGGGCGTTGATGAGTCGCAAATTACCCGTTGGAAATCCAGCATGATCCCGAAGATGTCGATGCTGTTGGCAATTCTGGAGTGGGGAGTTGAAGACGAGGAATTATCGAATCTTGCAAAGCAGGTAGCACTGCTTCTCACAAAAGATAAAGCCCCAAGCGCTGGAACGCTTGAGGCTTAG
- a CDS encoding phage protein NinX family protein has translation MDYSQLSDDEINNMVGRVVSQRFRTDYCNDPGAAWPIIQRNGISLAKYEHGMWLASSDAYWVDGVEWQIDGETHPNPLRAAMIVFLMMQESQHA, from the coding sequence ATGGACTATTCACAGTTAAGTGATGATGAAATCAATAACATGGTAGGGCGCGTAGTTTCACAGAGATTTCGCACCGACTACTGCAACGACCCCGGCGCCGCATGGCCGATTATCCAACGAAATGGCATTTCACTCGCCAAATATGAGCACGGGATGTGGCTTGCGTCCTCAGATGCGTACTGGGTTGACGGTGTTGAATGGCAGATTGACGGAGAAACACACCCAAACCCACTCCGCGCCGCCATGATTGTCTTCCTCATGATGCAGGAAAGCCAACATGCTTAA
- a CDS encoding replication protein P: protein MKNLVQAINNRDSNALARLAENHQEPERGVNFEAEKLVDILFDNLKQLFPASVSTVLKDPRDEAAAKRQWIAAFAENKIQNKAQLKAGMQRARASESPFWPSPGQFIAWCKDAEFRGSGLPDTTELFEMVMQYCAKKCQYATPEEYPWKSNACYWMVTKLYDLMRSFNLTEPELRKRCSEELRKMSVRIESGEQIPAPVVQIPKLHIPLSNEKGLAKIAELRAKHKFRRH from the coding sequence ATGAAAAACCTTGTCCAGGCGATAAACAATCGCGACAGCAACGCTCTGGCTCGCCTTGCTGAAAATCACCAGGAGCCAGAACGCGGCGTGAATTTCGAAGCCGAGAAGCTAGTCGACATACTGTTCGATAACCTGAAGCAACTTTTCCCGGCATCTGTCAGCACCGTCCTGAAAGACCCGCGCGACGAGGCCGCTGCTAAGCGTCAGTGGATTGCCGCGTTTGCAGAGAACAAAATCCAAAACAAAGCACAGCTTAAAGCCGGCATGCAACGTGCCCGCGCCAGTGAGTCCCCTTTCTGGCCTTCTCCAGGGCAATTCATAGCCTGGTGCAAAGACGCGGAATTCAGGGGTAGCGGACTACCAGATACGACAGAGCTTTTCGAAATGGTAATGCAGTACTGCGCGAAAAAATGTCAGTACGCCACACCTGAAGAGTACCCATGGAAAAGCAACGCCTGCTACTGGATGGTAACGAAGCTTTACGACCTTATGCGCTCATTCAACCTTACCGAGCCTGAACTCCGGAAGCGGTGTTCTGAAGAGCTTCGAAAGATGTCTGTTCGTATCGAGTCAGGTGAGCAAATCCCCGCGCCTGTAGTTCAGATCCCCAAACTTCACATCCCCCTTAGCAACGAGAAAGGCCTGGCAAAAATCGCCGAGTTAAGGGCTAAGCACAAGTTCCGGAGGCACTGA
- a CDS encoding DUF551 domain-containing protein, which produces MSTISTEQAKDLRNAFECWQHDYDPVEDKEQYEMFGLGVVAMDELLALRKEREKEESAVCPKCGNTGLADSGGVQPWGEPILIECDCTAPPAPGADDDSLPYDPQIAEYEQMMEAEQAQADTTSQQFESLAGKVVGGSDGFECTPVADLYELLTKCGECYDYTTSAKVAAAWIKDGYSAREYVKLDRLQEAMTHGSSGEPDGWIPCSERMPDTYVNVLLTDEHGDTCIGQLESFEDAHFYISSSIHRYKATHWQPLPEPPCK; this is translated from the coding sequence ATGAGCACTATTAGCACAGAACAGGCCAAAGACCTGCGTAACGCATTTGAATGCTGGCAGCATGACTATGACCCGGTAGAAGACAAAGAGCAGTACGAGATGTTTGGCCTTGGCGTTGTGGCGATGGATGAGCTTCTGGCGCTGCGCAAAGAGCGGGAGAAGGAAGAATCAGCCGTTTGCCCAAAATGCGGCAACACTGGATTAGCCGATAGCGGCGGGGTGCAGCCATGGGGAGAGCCAATTCTCATTGAATGTGATTGCACAGCACCGCCCGCGCCTGGTGCTGATGACGACTCTCTGCCGTATGACCCACAGATTGCTGAGTATGAGCAAATGATGGAAGCCGAGCAGGCACAAGCCGACACCACCTCGCAGCAGTTCGAATCGCTGGCAGGTAAGGTTGTTGGTGGCAGCGATGGTTTCGAGTGTACGCCAGTCGCTGACCTGTACGAGCTTCTTACCAAGTGTGGCGAGTGTTACGACTATACAACCTCGGCAAAAGTCGCTGCCGCCTGGATTAAAGATGGTTATTCGGCGCGGGAATACGTGAAGCTTGACCGTCTGCAGGAAGCCATGACGCATGGTTCATCCGGGGAGCCTGATGGCTGGATTCCATGCAGCGAGCGGATGCCTGATACATACGTAAATGTTTTACTGACAGACGAGCATGGCGACACTTGCATTGGTCAATTAGAAAGTTTCGAGGACGCGCATTTCTATATCAGTAGCTCTATTCACAGATATAAGGCGACTCACTGGCAACCGCTCCCCGAGCCGCCATGCAAATAA
- a CDS encoding phage N-6-adenine-methyltransferase has product MTDKSNTPVEIKDLWQTPPEIYRALRSEFPFFLDAAASQSNALCTRFIDEMENTLEANWLSKMPIGVGRAYAWLNPPYSAPMPFVKKAAQENADHSVGCVMLLPADTSVQWFKEAIKTAHEVRFITGGRLSFLNASTGKPVNGNNKGSMLIIWHPWPRAGECRMTTVERDELMAYGRKRMEALKCENGKAA; this is encoded by the coding sequence ATGACAGACAAATCAAACACGCCAGTTGAGATAAAAGACCTCTGGCAAACCCCGCCGGAAATCTACCGGGCGTTACGGAGCGAGTTCCCGTTTTTCCTTGATGCAGCAGCCAGCCAAAGTAATGCGCTTTGCACCAGGTTCATTGATGAAATGGAAAACACGCTCGAAGCGAATTGGCTCTCGAAAATGCCTATCGGAGTTGGGCGGGCTTACGCGTGGCTGAACCCTCCATACAGTGCACCGATGCCTTTCGTTAAGAAGGCCGCACAGGAGAATGCAGATCACAGTGTTGGCTGCGTGATGCTTCTGCCTGCTGATACCTCTGTCCAGTGGTTCAAAGAGGCTATCAAGACAGCGCATGAGGTCAGGTTCATTACTGGCGGGCGGCTCTCATTTCTGAACGCAAGCACGGGCAAGCCGGTAAACGGCAACAACAAAGGCTCGATGCTCATCATCTGGCACCCGTGGCCGCGAGCTGGCGAATGCCGGATGACGACTGTTGAGCGCGACGAGCTTATGGCGTATGGCCGGAAACGCATGGAGGCGCTGAAATGCGAAAACGGAAAAGCAGCCTAG
- a CDS encoding lysozyme → MQIPAKLRTALVAAAAGGASFIAGVLIQYQEGVKYKPYLDPVGIPTVCAGITGPDVKMGKVYTKQECDDLLNKHMQPVIKAVDASVKVPISAYQRAALYSFTYNVGVSAFRSSTLLKKLNNGDRKGACDELRKWTWAGGKQWKGLQTRREIERSMCLAESENDL, encoded by the coding sequence ATGCAGATACCAGCGAAACTACGTACTGCACTGGTTGCAGCTGCGGCGGGAGGGGCGTCATTTATCGCTGGCGTCCTGATACAGTACCAGGAAGGCGTTAAGTACAAGCCTTACCTCGACCCTGTCGGCATTCCTACTGTGTGTGCAGGAATTACCGGCCCTGATGTGAAGATGGGCAAGGTCTACACAAAGCAGGAATGCGATGACCTCCTTAACAAGCACATGCAACCGGTTATCAAAGCCGTGGATGCCTCAGTTAAGGTTCCCATTTCTGCATACCAGCGTGCCGCGCTCTACTCATTCACCTACAACGTAGGGGTAAGCGCCTTCCGCTCATCGACGTTGCTTAAAAAGCTCAACAATGGCGACAGAAAAGGAGCCTGCGACGAGCTGCGAAAATGGACATGGGCGGGCGGCAAGCAGTGGAAAGGATTGCAAACTCGAAGGGAGATAGAGCGCTCCATGTGCCTGGCGGAAAGCGAAAATGACCTTTAA
- a CDS encoding DUF7740 domain-containing protein, translating into MSEISREVCEEYLDALVTVELAAKLAQKDGRKVNGAIRATVNALLPRLSDRKVHGIFTGLARQPFPDGALKMLRRQLDSMVGEPA; encoded by the coding sequence ATGAGCGAAATAAGCAGAGAGGTTTGCGAGGAATATCTCGATGCCCTGGTGACTGTGGAGTTGGCCGCAAAGCTGGCGCAGAAAGACGGGCGCAAGGTTAACGGTGCTATCCGCGCGACGGTGAACGCCTTACTGCCGCGGCTGAGCGACCGGAAAGTGCACGGCATATTCACCGGACTGGCGCGCCAGCCATTCCCGGACGGTGCACTCAAGATGCTGCGCCGACAACTCGATTCAATGGTGGGAGAGCCAGCATGA
- a CDS encoding transcriptional antitermination N peptide: MTVIQYGSSVSAGNAKTRRHERRRKLAIERDSIGNIIDSILGCEAPDASQEESRKHASRVDRATSLVALRDKKLEVTERKRNPAYKKPVNHPTHLINAHQKMRGKSIPAYYDQSKGLTK; this comes from the coding sequence ATGACGGTTATCCAATACGGTTCTTCAGTATCAGCTGGTAACGCTAAAACTCGCCGTCATGAGCGGCGCAGAAAGCTCGCTATCGAGCGTGACTCTATCGGCAATATCATCGACTCCATTTTAGGTTGCGAGGCTCCTGACGCTTCTCAGGAAGAATCACGCAAGCATGCAAGCCGCGTTGACCGAGCCACTTCGCTCGTAGCTCTCCGCGACAAGAAGCTGGAAGTAACCGAACGCAAGCGCAACCCGGCATACAAGAAGCCGGTTAACCACCCTACCCACTTGATTAACGCGCACCAGAAAATGCGCGGTAAATCGATTCCGGCCTACTACGACCAATCAAAAGGATTAACAAAATGA
- a CDS encoding NinE family protein, which produces MRKRKSSLVAVMENCIFIVRPRRKKKPELPPSQIPTYAYTAHLADVRWLRQRARRKHEQ; this is translated from the coding sequence ATGCGAAAACGGAAAAGCAGCCTAGTCGCTGTAATGGAAAACTGCATATTCATCGTACGGCCCCGCCGAAAGAAGAAACCTGAATTGCCTCCCTCACAAATCCCAACGTATGCGTATACGGCCCACCTTGCTGATGTCCGGTGGCTTCGTCAACGCGCCAGGAGGAAGCATGAACAATGA
- a CDS encoding antitermination protein has protein sequence MNLENALKYHFAKSTMISDSPRATASDALTGTDIMAAQGMVQNRAQMGFAAFMGKMGVSSNDREKAIEMLTLYAIERCDKVAALRKLESDIKPKVMQALATYAFEDYSRNAGSTRQCECCNGAGFIHAEVVTMKHIGRPNLAARREQVKVLCQKCKGKGVVSTACSDCKGRGKAINQEETEKQGVPVISDCKRCGGVGYPRLPSTEAFAAVCQITDSISLDTWKKSVKPFYDALIIKFEVEESWADAQLREVTR, from the coding sequence ATGAACCTGGAAAACGCACTGAAATACCACTTCGCTAAATCGACCATGATAAGCGATTCCCCGCGAGCTACGGCTTCAGACGCATTGACCGGCACTGATATCATGGCAGCTCAGGGAATGGTGCAGAATCGCGCGCAGATGGGCTTTGCGGCGTTTATGGGGAAAATGGGCGTCAGCAGCAATGACCGTGAGAAAGCTATTGAAATGCTGACCCTGTATGCAATTGAGCGCTGCGATAAGGTTGCCGCCTTGCGCAAGCTCGAAAGTGATATTAAGCCAAAGGTAATGCAAGCGCTCGCAACTTACGCCTTTGAGGACTATTCACGCAACGCCGGGAGCACCCGGCAGTGTGAATGCTGCAATGGCGCAGGCTTCATTCATGCGGAAGTCGTGACCATGAAGCACATTGGTCGACCGAATCTCGCGGCCAGAAGGGAGCAGGTGAAAGTGCTGTGCCAGAAGTGCAAAGGAAAGGGTGTGGTTTCTACGGCATGCTCTGACTGCAAGGGGCGAGGGAAGGCGATAAATCAGGAGGAAACAGAAAAGCAGGGCGTTCCAGTGATATCTGACTGCAAGCGCTGCGGCGGCGTCGGCTATCCTCGTTTGCCCTCTACCGAGGCCTTTGCTGCGGTATGCCAAATCACGGATTCCATATCACTCGACACGTGGAAGAAGTCAGTTAAGCCATTCTACGATGCTCTTATCATCAAGTTTGAGGTGGAAGAATCGTGGGCTGACGCACAGTTACGAGAAGTCACCAGGTAA
- a CDS encoding XRE family transcriptional regulator, whose amino-acid sequence MKIGEKIRQIRKANQMTLSELALRVESDVGNLSRLERGMQGYSDTLIQKIAEALGVPVAELFSSNEASDTVDTYSVGSIIKKGRNDVYRIDVLDVSASAGDGAASKDVVEVIRSIEYVPDQARVIFGNRPESSVKLINVRGDSMEGTIEPGDLIFVDVGVSVFDGDGIYVFNFNGDMFVKRLQKVKSQLIVISDNPRYREWTISEEEMHMFHVAGRVMLSQSQQFRRHG is encoded by the coding sequence ATGAAAATAGGCGAAAAAATCCGACAGATTCGCAAAGCGAATCAGATGACCCTCAGTGAGCTTGCGTTGCGCGTAGAAAGCGACGTAGGGAATCTGTCGCGTCTAGAGCGCGGCATGCAGGGTTATAGCGACACTCTCATTCAAAAGATTGCAGAAGCTCTCGGAGTTCCTGTAGCTGAGCTATTCTCTTCTAATGAAGCCAGTGATACTGTAGATACATACAGTGTTGGTTCCATTATAAAAAAGGGGAGGAATGATGTGTATCGAATTGACGTTCTTGATGTTTCAGCAAGCGCAGGTGATGGGGCTGCCTCGAAAGACGTCGTAGAAGTTATACGGTCTATTGAGTATGTGCCTGACCAGGCCAGGGTTATTTTTGGTAACCGGCCAGAATCATCTGTGAAGCTCATCAACGTTCGCGGTGACAGCATGGAAGGAACCATAGAGCCAGGCGATCTCATCTTTGTAGATGTCGGCGTCAGTGTTTTTGACGGTGATGGCATCTACGTTTTCAACTTTAATGGCGACATGTTTGTTAAACGACTGCAAAAGGTGAAGAGCCAGCTGATCGTGATTTCTGACAATCCTCGCTATCGTGAGTGGACAATTTCAGAAGAAGAAATGCATATGTTTCATGTGGCTGGTCGCGTTATGCTAAGCCAATCTCAGCAGTTCCGCCGTCACGGATAG
- a CDS encoding GIY-YIG nuclease family protein yields the protein MEFTEEKVKLSQHKQRILDEAMEIDMDPLRHLNLPEDYRHQGWVYALTNPVMPGLFKIGMTTSEPEVRAKEISQGTGIPMPFEVAKAYYSDNPREDEAEIHLYLNDFRVSQNREFFKCDLETLEEAASACGLDERGSSVETLADKYDVFCFDKRNKLDLVELFQELGIEVFGDPVATAEAMIRLSTRFIKTYSLNGSSVIFHENKTKRIIQGLAQSFEAYLKEHPEERNKPGLFHLPI from the coding sequence ATGGAATTTACAGAAGAAAAAGTAAAGCTATCGCAACACAAGCAACGGATTCTTGATGAGGCCATGGAAATTGATATGGATCCTCTGAGGCACTTGAATTTGCCAGAAGATTACCGTCATCAAGGCTGGGTTTATGCCCTAACAAATCCAGTTATGCCTGGTCTTTTTAAGATAGGTATGACCACTTCTGAGCCAGAAGTTAGAGCAAAGGAAATTTCTCAAGGGACTGGCATTCCAATGCCATTTGAAGTGGCTAAAGCCTATTACAGCGACAATCCGAGAGAAGATGAGGCCGAAATTCATCTGTATCTAAATGATTTTCGCGTAAGCCAAAACAGAGAGTTTTTTAAGTGTGACCTCGAAACATTAGAAGAGGCAGCGTCTGCATGTGGACTGGATGAGAGAGGTTCATCTGTAGAAACTCTCGCTGATAAATATGACGTCTTTTGCTTTGACAAAAGAAACAAGCTTGATTTAGTCGAATTGTTCCAAGAGTTGGGAATAGAAGTATTTGGTGATCCTGTTGCCACAGCGGAAGCAATGATTCGACTGTCAACAAGGTTTATTAAAACCTACTCGCTCAACGGTTCATCCGTCATTTTTCATGAAAACAAAACCAAGCGAATAATCCAAGGGCTAGCTCAGAGCTTTGAAGCCTACCTAAAAGAACATCCAGAGGAGAGAAATAAGCCTGGACTGTTCCATCTGCCAATTTGA
- a CDS encoding helix-turn-helix domain-containing protein, producing the protein MQTPLRKMRVEKKLTIAEVAIATQLDVGNLSRIERGMQVPSLETAEKLAKFFKGKISEMQILYPHRYMKATDSAA; encoded by the coding sequence ATGCAGACGCCACTTAGAAAAATGCGTGTAGAGAAAAAGCTGACAATCGCCGAGGTAGCCATCGCAACACAGTTGGACGTTGGCAACCTGAGTCGAATCGAAAGGGGAATGCAGGTTCCGTCTCTCGAAACAGCTGAGAAGCTCGCAAAGTTCTTCAAGGGGAAGATTAGCGAGATGCAGATTCTCTACCCGCACCGATACATGAAGGCGACTGATTCAGCCGCCTAA
- a CDS encoding lysis protein, giving the protein MTFNWKIILFAIMSLLLAIAIVIASHYRSALKESQASLTKVNRELNLAKDTISDMQTRQRDVAALDAKYTQELANAQSTINQLERDVAAGNKRLRLAATCGKNGATGSPGVDDASTAELTPDARQNYFHLREQLVTAEKQILGLQEYIRTVVFDEKSQSNTRN; this is encoded by the coding sequence ATGACCTTTAACTGGAAGATCATCCTCTTCGCCATAATGAGCCTGCTGCTGGCAATCGCTATTGTCATCGCCAGTCATTACCGGTCAGCGCTCAAAGAATCGCAGGCATCTTTAACCAAAGTTAATCGTGAATTAAATCTGGCTAAAGACACCATCAGCGACATGCAGACTCGCCAGCGCGATGTGGCCGCGCTCGACGCAAAATACACACAGGAGCTTGCAAATGCTCAGAGCACTATCAATCAGCTTGAGCGCGATGTTGCCGCTGGTAATAAGCGGCTGCGCCTTGCAGCAACGTGCGGAAAGAACGGAGCGACCGGCTCCCCCGGCGTGGATGATGCTTCCACCGCCGAACTCACTCCAGACGCTCGACAAAATTATTTCCATCTCCGAGAGCAATTAGTCACGGCTGAAAAGCAAATACTTGGTCTTCAGGAATATATTCGCACGGTGGTCTTTGATGAAAAGAGCCAAAGTAACACAAGAAATTGA
- a CDS encoding pentapeptide repeat-containing protein produces the protein MPSDANLSGANLSGANLSGANLYGANLYGANLSGADLSDANLSGANLSGANLSGADLSDANLSGADLSDANLSGANLSGANLSGANLYGANLYGANLYGANLSGANLYGANLYGANLSGANLSGANLSGADLSDANLPDLTYVIIGEKYFISITNGEYVRAGCQNHTAEEWRKYSKHEIAEMDGRKALKFYPRLLDIIDFYLGKGERPGWLTIKEYADEVAE, from the coding sequence GTGCCGAGCGATGCCAACCTGAGCGGTGCCAACCTGAGCGGTGCCAACCTGAGCGGTGCCAACCTGTACGGTGCCAACCTGTACGGTGCCAACCTGAGCGGTGCCGACCTGAGCGATGCCAACCTGAGCGGTGCCAACCTGAGCGGTGCCAACCTGAGCGGTGCCGACCTGAGCGATGCCAACCTGAGCGGTGCCGACCTGAGCGATGCCAACCTGAGCGGTGCCAACCTGAGCGGTGCCAACCTGAGCGGTGCCAACCTGTACGGTGCCAACCTGTACGGTGCCAACCTGTACGGTGCCAACCTGAGCGGTGCCAACCTGTACGGTGCCAACCTGTACGGTGCCAACCTGAGCGGTGCCAACCTGAGCGGTGCCAACCTGAGCGGTGCCGACCTGAGCGATGCCAACCTGCCTGATCTCACATACGTAATCATAGGTGAGAAATACTTCATCAGCATCACGAACGGTGAATATGTGCGAGCTGGGTGCCAGAACCACACCGCAGAGGAATGGCGTAAATACAGCAAGCATGAAATTGCTGAAATGGATGGTCGTAAGGCCCTGAAGTTTTACCCACGCTTGCTGGATATTATTGATTTCTATCTTGGCAAGGGTGAAAGACCAGGCTGGTTAACCATCAAAGAATACGCAGATGAGGTCGCAGAATAA
- a CDS encoding recombination protein NinG: MAKSPRRRCKNEECREWFHPAFANQWWCGPECGAKIALERRNRERDKALKAAEKKRRREEQQQKDRLKIRKLALKPRSYWIKQAQQAVNAFIRERDRDLPCISCGTFTSAQWDAGHYRTTAAAPQLRFDERNIHKQCVVCNQHKSGNLVPYRAELIRRIGLSAVEAVESNHYRHRWTIEECKAIKAEYQQKLKDLRNSREEAA, translated from the coding sequence ATGGCTAAATCACCTCGCAGGCGCTGTAAAAACGAAGAGTGCAGAGAGTGGTTCCACCCGGCATTCGCTAACCAGTGGTGGTGTGGGCCCGAGTGTGGCGCAAAGATAGCGCTTGAGCGACGAAACAGGGAGCGAGACAAAGCACTCAAAGCAGCAGAGAAGAAACGACGAAGAGAAGAACAGCAGCAGAAAGACAGACTCAAGATTCGAAAGCTCGCCTTAAAGCCCCGCAGTTACTGGATTAAACAAGCCCAACAAGCCGTAAACGCCTTCATCAGAGAAAGAGACCGCGACCTGCCATGTATCTCGTGCGGAACTTTCACGTCTGCTCAGTGGGATGCCGGTCACTACCGGACAACTGCTGCGGCACCTCAGCTTCGCTTTGATGAACGCAATATCCATAAGCAATGCGTCGTGTGCAATCAGCACAAGAGCGGCAATCTCGTGCCGTACCGGGCAGAGCTTATCCGGCGTATCGGGCTGTCAGCAGTCGAGGCTGTCGAATCTAACCACTATCGCCACCGCTGGACTATCGAAGAGTGCAAAGCGATTAAGGCGGAGTATCAGCAGAAGCTTAAAGACCTGCGCAATTCGCGCGAGGAGGCCGCATGA
- the kil gene encoding host cell division inhibitory peptide Kil: MYGNQTVNHQALMAAQSKAVIARFLGDAGMWLQANKQMKQAVSMPWYRRPQ, from the coding sequence ATGTACGGCAATCAAACAGTAAACCATCAGGCCCTTATGGCCGCGCAGAGCAAGGCGGTTATCGCCCGCTTCCTCGGTGACGCCGGGATGTGGCTGCAGGCCAATAAGCAGATGAAGCAGGCAGTGAGCATGCCCTGGTACCGGAGGCCGCAATGA